Proteins from a single region of Streptomyces glaucescens:
- a CDS encoding ABC transporter permease: MTVLKTSLRNFLAHKGRMALSAVAVLLSVAFVCGTLVFTDTMNTTFDKLFAATSSDVTVSAKKSSDTGETVSGNGKPPVMPASVLDEVKGVRGVKSAEGTVFSTSVTVVDADKDSLSPSSGAPTIVGNWNTNDARTMEITSGAAPGNAGQIMVDADTADKHGLGLGDELGVITAVGTHRAKISGIADFTVTNPGAAMFYLDTGTAQRILVGETGVYTNVNVTAASGVTDDRLKKDVSAALGGAYKVQTAKEVADANAEEVGDFMGVLKYAMLGFAGIAFLVGIFLIINTFSMLVAQRTREIGLMRAIGSSRRQVNRSVLVEALLLGVVGSVLGVAAGVGLAVGLMKLMGLMGMELSTGDLTIAWTTPVLGLVLGVVVTVLAAYLPARRAGRISPMAALRDAGTPADAKAGAVRAVLGLLLTGAGGYALYLAADAGKASDGSLWLGLGVVASLIGFVVVGPVLAAGVVRVLSVVLLRAFGPVGRMAERNALRNPRRTGATGAALMIGLALVACLSVVGSSMVASATDQLDKTVGTDFIIQNDQGQPITEQAVRAVKSADGLERVTEYKILDADLITPDGKRSKNETINAADPSYAEDVRTKTVAGDLADAYRPGSMSVFEGFAEEHGIDIGSPVKVDFKDGTTATLTVRAITSDEVVIDKGAMYASITTVAKYVPAEDMPLDLLVFATAKEGQQEAAYQALKTALHDFPQYQVRDQTDYKEALKDQIGQLLNMIYGLLGLAIIVAILGVVNTLALSVVERTREIGLMRAIGLSRRQLRRMIRLESVVIALFGALLGLGLGMVWGATAQQLLALEGLKVLDIPWPTIGGVFAGSAFVGLFAALVPAFRAGRMNVLNAIATD; encoded by the coding sequence ATGACCGTGCTGAAGACCTCGCTGCGCAACTTCCTCGCGCACAAGGGGCGCATGGCCCTGTCGGCCGTGGCGGTGCTGCTGTCGGTGGCGTTCGTGTGCGGCACGCTGGTGTTCACGGACACCATGAACACGACGTTCGACAAGCTGTTCGCCGCCACCTCCTCCGACGTCACCGTCAGCGCCAAGAAGTCCTCGGACACCGGTGAGACCGTCTCCGGCAACGGCAAGCCGCCCGTCATGCCCGCCTCCGTCCTGGACGAGGTGAAGGGCGTGCGGGGCGTGAAGTCGGCGGAGGGCACCGTCTTCTCGACCTCGGTGACCGTCGTCGACGCCGACAAGGACAGCCTCTCCCCGTCCAGCGGCGCCCCGACCATCGTCGGCAACTGGAACACCAACGACGCCCGCACCATGGAGATCACCTCCGGCGCGGCCCCCGGGAACGCCGGCCAGATCATGGTCGACGCGGACACCGCCGACAAGCACGGACTGGGGCTCGGCGACGAACTGGGCGTCATCACGGCCGTCGGCACCCACCGCGCGAAGATCTCCGGCATCGCCGACTTCACGGTCACCAACCCCGGTGCCGCGATGTTCTACCTGGACACCGGGACCGCCCAGCGGATCCTGGTCGGCGAGACCGGCGTCTACACCAACGTCAACGTCACCGCCGCCAGCGGGGTCACCGACGACCGGCTGAAGAAGGACGTCTCCGCCGCGCTCGGCGGCGCCTACAAGGTGCAGACCGCGAAGGAGGTCGCCGACGCCAACGCCGAGGAGGTCGGCGACTTCATGGGCGTCCTGAAGTACGCGATGCTCGGCTTCGCCGGTATCGCCTTCCTCGTCGGCATCTTCCTGATCATCAACACCTTCTCCATGCTGGTCGCCCAGCGCACCCGCGAGATCGGCCTGATGCGGGCCATCGGCTCCAGCCGCAGGCAGGTCAACCGGTCCGTGCTGGTCGAGGCCCTCCTGCTCGGCGTCGTCGGCTCCGTCCTCGGTGTCGCCGCCGGTGTCGGCCTGGCGGTCGGGCTGATGAAGCTCATGGGCCTGATGGGCATGGAACTGTCCACCGGCGACCTGACGATCGCCTGGACGACCCCGGTGCTCGGCCTGGTCCTCGGCGTCGTCGTCACCGTCCTCGCCGCCTACCTCCCGGCCCGCCGCGCCGGCCGGATCTCCCCGATGGCCGCGCTGCGCGACGCGGGCACCCCGGCCGACGCCAAGGCCGGTGCCGTGCGCGCCGTGCTCGGGCTGCTGCTCACCGGCGCCGGCGGCTACGCCCTCTACCTGGCGGCCGACGCCGGCAAGGCGAGCGACGGCTCGCTCTGGCTGGGCCTGGGCGTGGTCGCCTCCCTGATCGGTTTCGTGGTCGTCGGACCGGTGCTCGCCGCCGGGGTGGTGCGGGTGCTCAGCGTCGTCCTGCTGCGGGCCTTCGGGCCGGTCGGGCGGATGGCCGAACGCAACGCGCTGCGCAACCCGCGCCGCACCGGCGCCACGGGCGCCGCGCTGATGATCGGCCTCGCCCTGGTGGCGTGCCTGTCGGTGGTCGGCTCCTCCATGGTCGCCTCGGCGACCGACCAGCTCGACAAGACCGTCGGCACCGACTTCATCATCCAGAACGACCAGGGCCAGCCGATCACCGAGCAGGCCGTACGCGCCGTGAAGTCGGCGGACGGGCTGGAGCGGGTCACCGAGTACAAGATCCTCGACGCGGATCTGATCACCCCCGACGGCAAGCGGTCGAAGAACGAGACGATCAACGCCGCCGACCCCTCCTACGCCGAGGACGTGCGCACCAAGACGGTGGCCGGCGACCTCGCCGACGCCTACCGGCCCGGCTCCATGTCCGTCTTCGAGGGCTTCGCCGAGGAGCACGGCATCGACATCGGCTCGCCGGTGAAGGTCGACTTCAAGGACGGCACCACCGCGACCCTCACGGTCCGCGCGATCACCAGTGACGAGGTCGTCATCGACAAGGGCGCGATGTACGCCTCGATCACCACCGTCGCGAAGTACGTGCCGGCCGAGGACATGCCGCTCGACCTCCTCGTCTTCGCCACCGCGAAGGAGGGCCAGCAGGAGGCGGCGTACCAGGCGCTCAAGACGGCGCTGCACGACTTCCCGCAGTACCAGGTCCGGGACCAGACCGACTACAAGGAGGCCCTGAAGGACCAGATCGGCCAGCTGCTGAACATGATCTACGGCCTGCTCGGCCTGGCCATCATCGTCGCGATCCTGGGCGTCGTGAACACCCTGGCGCTGTCGGTCGTCGAGCGCACCCGGGAGATCGGCCTGATGCGGGCGATCGGCCTCTCGCGCCGCCAGCTGCGCCGGATGATCCGCCTGGAGTCGGTGGTGATCGCCCTGTTCGGCGCGCTGCTCGGCCTCGGCCTGGGCATGGTGTGGGGCGCCACCGCGCAGCAGCTGCTCGCCCTGGAGGGCCTGAAGGTCCTCGACATCCCGTGGCCGACGATCGGCGGGGTGTTCGCCGGATCGGCCTTCGTGGGCCTGTTCGCGGCACTGGTCCCGGCGTTCCGCGCGGGCCGCATGAACGTCCTGAACGCCATCGCCACCGACTAG
- a CDS encoding YwqJ-related putative deaminase produces the protein MNATQTGPHTSTSGDPRVGWSTTDERPAPTLRHRRDGILPTVAAALSVRGTTLTGTAARGDRPPTLHPLVQDFLDTLTSAQRDRFTGRCAETLLISRHLTTADAARSKRAARRPMTNGEARKSLKQAKLTARRIREDGDPLHGTFATPCRACTALSAHFGVRIVDPTATDH, from the coding sequence ATGAACGCCACGCAAACAGGACCGCACACCAGCACCTCCGGCGACCCCCGCGTCGGCTGGAGCACCACCGACGAACGCCCCGCCCCCACCCTCCGTCACCGCCGCGACGGCATACTCCCCACCGTCGCCGCCGCCCTCTCCGTACGCGGCACCACCCTCACCGGCACCGCCGCCCGCGGCGACCGGCCCCCCACCCTGCACCCCCTGGTCCAGGACTTCCTCGACACCCTCACCAGCGCCCAACGCGACCGCTTCACCGGCCGCTGCGCCGAAACCCTCCTCATCTCCCGCCACCTCACCACCGCCGACGCCGCCCGCAGCAAACGCGCCGCCCGCCGGCCCATGACCAACGGCGAAGCCCGCAAATCCCTCAAACAGGCCAAACTCACCGCCCGCCGCATCCGCGAGGACGGCGACCCCCTGCACGGCACCTTCGCCACCCCCTGCCGCGCCTGCACCGCCCTCAGCGCCCACTTCGGCGTCCGCATCGTCGACCCCACCGCCACCGACCACTGA
- a CDS encoding SMI1/KNR4 family protein: MTTGRLGLGAPPGRQAGGQAAPPNAAYAGQVVHFPDPVRAARHPRGVRVDERGYPDFSPYARAAAEIAEPPEGFGVDELRLTDYVSANAALAASGHELWDTIPAVATPHGWTWHHVVGSRRLELVPVEVKALLRHHGGIATAAVDQGKRGTRPLQETRPAHFGLPKSGVAVSEAQVQGVEEDLGYRLPGAYRSFLKAAGGCAPVGTALDAELGLLIDQPFFTVRDEAAVNDLVYVNKCLRDHLTKDYLGVGFVQGGLLAVKVKGERVGSVWFCAYDDARDVDPAVPPAERVERLLLPCGDDFDAFLSRLAGSPPELETVANLMVDGGFARSVPVSGE; encoded by the coding sequence ATGACGACAGGTCGGCTCGGGCTGGGGGCACCTCCCGGCCGCCAGGCCGGGGGACAAGCCGCGCCGCCGAACGCGGCCTACGCCGGGCAGGTCGTGCATTTCCCGGATCCGGTCCGGGCGGCCCGTCATCCGAGAGGGGTGCGGGTGGACGAGCGCGGCTATCCCGACTTCTCGCCGTATGCGCGGGCGGCGGCGGAGATCGCCGAGCCGCCGGAGGGTTTCGGTGTCGACGAGCTGCGGCTGACCGACTACGTCTCGGCGAACGCGGCGCTGGCGGCGTCGGGGCACGAGCTGTGGGACACGATCCCGGCGGTGGCGACGCCGCACGGCTGGACGTGGCACCACGTGGTGGGGTCGCGGCGGCTGGAGCTGGTGCCGGTCGAGGTGAAGGCGCTGCTGCGGCATCACGGCGGGATCGCGACGGCGGCGGTGGACCAGGGCAAGCGGGGGACGCGGCCGTTGCAGGAGACGCGTCCGGCGCACTTCGGGCTGCCGAAGTCGGGTGTGGCGGTGAGTGAGGCGCAGGTGCAGGGGGTCGAGGAGGACCTCGGTTACCGGCTGCCGGGCGCCTACCGGTCGTTCCTGAAGGCGGCGGGTGGCTGTGCGCCGGTGGGCACCGCGCTGGACGCGGAGCTGGGGCTGCTGATCGACCAGCCGTTCTTCACGGTGCGGGACGAGGCCGCGGTCAACGACCTGGTGTACGTCAACAAGTGCTTGCGGGATCACCTGACCAAGGACTACCTGGGGGTCGGTTTCGTGCAGGGTGGTCTGCTCGCGGTGAAGGTGAAGGGCGAGCGGGTCGGTTCGGTGTGGTTCTGCGCGTACGACGACGCGCGGGACGTGGATCCGGCGGTGCCGCCCGCCGAGCGTGTGGAGCGGCTGCTGCTGCCGTGCGGGGACGACTTCGACGCGTTCCTGTCGCGGCTGGCGGGCAGTCCGCCGGAGCTGGAGACGGTGGCGAACTTGATGGTGGACGGCGGTTTCGCGCGGTCCGTGCCGGTGTCCGGGGAGTGA
- a CDS encoding SUKH-4 family immunity protein gives MVTFAQAQERAEEWINGDVPSYQHREVRVREFELGFVVWAEDREDGPRSDGGAQRLVIARDSGEATLWPSLPVGEVIRRYEEEYGREVAEEPVPAPAARVDLNQTSFLLTPPEWLQDAADRLGIPDQRESRGGASRDVSPGDAGSPGAGPRDAVSGPGGPADAVPGPAAAAAGPALPETQAGIPAGAAGTPGPSGAAGPSGGPGAVGSAAPGGPSGAAPGAVPGGAPDVPVGATPWAGTDTNADAGEDRSVPLPETVFAPPLSGVDDEVPPAVVPEAKTELLQGGSRLPPTAIAPALSDPGAPGAPGGQGAAAAPGVPAPGVPAAPGAPGTPPPPSVPPVPGAPVPGAPQGSAPPPPPAPPGSTPPPVPGAPSHGHPQAGGARPAPPQPGDIADAATSKAAPPPRRGRGGGATPPPPPGAPGTPGARPGGTPPPAPAPGTPSGGAYVPTQLVSALGPDGPQGPAGPGAPNTPGGTPPGGVHHAATMLADPSQMGPGAPQPPGPPAAPGAPQPPGVPGAPGAPGAPGVPGAPGAVHHAETMLAAPPVGGPGAPPPPRAPGVPGVPGAPGVPPGAPQPMPPAPGQPVPGQPPFPGQPVPGAQPPAYGYPQQGQPTVGPGYQAVLRYRAQDGSEQQLIRRSAPGTPHPEWQIFHELRAMNVPPDQVLELHTELESCELPGAYCARMIREQWPQARITSIAPYGTDHASRQQGMQQLLAHQGELHQVADGPARPAPVRAPLPPVQPLPPVPPEGVAQELAAAFGPGVFRFEQAAVSRQGVPPIVAHTLVVAGLPVDMGPFFWAQAQPGRPVPTLAELAQERGVRPAADAGSYLVMGSDFGKAICVQYGTANIVAVPVEAGPGGAPVPPQFVNTGLPEFARCLALLGRMWRLRFGLNQEQAGRWTVDFQAQLAALDPAALGSPESWWSVLLEQMWDGLL, from the coding sequence ATGGTGACATTCGCGCAGGCGCAGGAGCGCGCGGAGGAGTGGATCAACGGCGATGTGCCGTCGTACCAGCACCGTGAGGTGCGGGTGCGGGAGTTCGAGCTGGGCTTCGTGGTGTGGGCGGAGGACCGGGAGGACGGTCCGCGCTCGGACGGCGGCGCGCAGCGGCTGGTGATCGCCCGGGACAGCGGGGAGGCGACGCTGTGGCCGTCGCTGCCGGTGGGTGAGGTGATTCGCCGGTACGAGGAGGAGTACGGCCGTGAGGTGGCGGAGGAGCCGGTGCCGGCGCCCGCGGCCCGGGTCGATCTGAATCAGACGTCGTTCCTGCTGACTCCGCCGGAGTGGTTGCAGGACGCGGCGGACAGGCTGGGCATCCCGGATCAGCGGGAGTCGCGGGGCGGGGCGTCGCGGGACGTGTCGCCGGGGGACGCGGGGTCGCCGGGGGCGGGGCCGCGGGACGCGGTGTCCGGGCCGGGCGGGCCCGCGGACGCGGTGCCGGGGCCGGCCGCCGCGGCCGCCGGGCCGGCGCTTCCGGAGACCCAGGCGGGCATTCCGGCGGGTGCGGCGGGCACTCCGGGTCCTTCCGGGGCTGCGGGTCCTTCGGGCGGTCCGGGTGCTGTCGGTTCGGCGGCGCCGGGTGGCCCGTCCGGTGCCGCGCCCGGTGCCGTGCCGGGTGGTGCGCCGGACGTGCCCGTGGGGGCCACTCCGTGGGCCGGGACCGACACCAACGCGGATGCCGGTGAGGACCGTTCGGTGCCGCTGCCGGAGACCGTGTTCGCGCCGCCGCTGAGCGGGGTGGACGACGAGGTGCCGCCGGCGGTGGTGCCGGAGGCGAAGACGGAACTGCTCCAGGGGGGCAGCCGGCTTCCGCCCACGGCGATCGCGCCGGCACTGAGCGACCCCGGTGCGCCGGGCGCCCCGGGTGGTCAGGGTGCCGCCGCGGCGCCGGGCGTGCCCGCGCCCGGCGTGCCCGCGGCGCCGGGCGCTCCGGGTACGCCGCCTCCGCCCTCCGTGCCGCCCGTACCGGGGGCGCCGGTCCCGGGCGCTCCGCAGGGGAGCGCGCCTCCGCCGCCGCCCGCGCCGCCGGGCAGTACGCCGCCGCCCGTTCCTGGCGCGCCGTCCCACGGTCACCCGCAGGCGGGCGGTGCCCGGCCCGCGCCGCCGCAGCCCGGGGACATCGCCGACGCCGCCACCAGCAAGGCGGCCCCGCCGCCGCGCCGTGGCCGGGGCGGGGGCGCGACGCCGCCGCCTCCGCCGGGCGCCCCGGGAACCCCGGGCGCGCGGCCGGGTGGTACGCCGCCTCCGGCGCCCGCTCCGGGCACCCCCTCCGGTGGTGCCTACGTGCCCACCCAGCTCGTGTCCGCCCTCGGGCCCGACGGTCCCCAGGGTCCGGCGGGTCCGGGTGCGCCGAACACGCCTGGCGGCACGCCTCCGGGCGGTGTCCACCACGCGGCGACGATGCTGGCCGACCCGTCGCAGATGGGTCCGGGCGCGCCACAGCCTCCGGGTCCTCCGGCGGCCCCCGGGGCGCCGCAGCCCCCGGGTGTCCCCGGCGCTCCGGGTGCTCCCGGCGCTCCGGGTGTTCCGGGTGCGCCCGGTGCCGTGCATCACGCGGAGACCATGCTGGCCGCACCGCCGGTCGGCGGTCCCGGTGCGCCCCCGCCGCCGCGCGCCCCGGGCGTGCCCGGCGTGCCGGGCGCCCCCGGGGTGCCGCCGGGTGCCCCGCAGCCGATGCCGCCCGCGCCGGGTCAGCCCGTGCCCGGTCAGCCGCCGTTCCCGGGGCAGCCCGTGCCGGGTGCGCAGCCGCCGGCGTACGGCTATCCGCAGCAGGGGCAGCCGACGGTCGGTCCGGGCTACCAGGCCGTGCTGCGCTACCGCGCCCAGGACGGTTCGGAGCAGCAGCTGATCCGGCGTTCGGCGCCGGGCACCCCGCACCCGGAGTGGCAGATCTTCCACGAGCTGCGGGCGATGAACGTGCCGCCGGACCAGGTGCTGGAGCTGCACACGGAGCTCGAGTCGTGCGAGCTGCCGGGCGCCTACTGCGCGCGGATGATCCGGGAGCAGTGGCCGCAGGCGCGGATCACGTCGATCGCGCCGTACGGCACGGACCACGCCAGCCGGCAGCAGGGCATGCAGCAGTTGCTGGCCCACCAGGGCGAGTTGCACCAGGTCGCGGACGGGCCCGCGCGCCCCGCTCCGGTGCGCGCGCCGCTGCCGCCGGTGCAGCCGCTGCCGCCGGTTCCGCCGGAGGGCGTGGCGCAGGAGCTGGCGGCGGCGTTCGGGCCGGGTGTCTTCCGGTTCGAGCAGGCGGCGGTGTCCCGGCAGGGCGTGCCGCCGATCGTCGCGCACACGCTGGTGGTGGCCGGTCTGCCGGTCGACATGGGGCCGTTCTTCTGGGCGCAGGCGCAGCCGGGGCGGCCGGTGCCGACGCTGGCGGAGCTGGCGCAGGAGCGCGGGGTGCGGCCCGCCGCGGACGCGGGGTCCTACCTCGTCATGGGCAGTGACTTCGGCAAGGCGATCTGTGTGCAGTACGGCACGGCGAACATCGTCGCGGTGCCGGTGGAGGCCGGGCCGGGCGGGGCGCCGGTGCCGCCGCAGTTCGTGAACACCGGACTGCCGGAGTTCGCGCGCTGCCTGGCGCTGCTGGGTCGGATGTGGCGGCTGCGGTTCGGGCTGAACCAGGAGCAGGCGGGCCGCTGGACCGTCGACTTCCAGGCCCAGTTGGCCGCTCTCGACCCGGCGGCGCTCGGTTCGCCGGAGAGCTGGTGGTCGGTGCTGCTGGAGCAGATGTGGGACGGGCTGCTGTGA
- a CDS encoding ABC transporter ATP-binding protein translates to MTSAVTIPRHGGTGGRTAVAARARQVVKAYGAGETRVVALDHVDVDIARGQFTAIMGPSGSGKSTLMHCLAGLDTVTSGQIYLDETEITGLKDKKLTQLRRDRIGFIFQAFNLLPTLNAIENITLPMDIAGRKPDKEWLARVVDTVGLAGRLKHRPTQLSGGQQQRVAVARALAARPEIIFGDEPTGNLDSRAGAEVLGFLRRSVSELGQTIVMVTHDPVAASYADRVLYLADGRIVDEMYNPTAEQVLDRMKDFDARGRTS, encoded by the coding sequence GTGACATCGGCTGTGACCATTCCCAGGCACGGGGGCACTGGAGGGCGTACGGCCGTTGCCGCGCGGGCGCGGCAGGTCGTCAAGGCCTACGGAGCCGGGGAGACCCGCGTCGTCGCCCTCGACCATGTCGACGTGGACATCGCCCGCGGCCAGTTCACCGCGATCATGGGCCCCTCCGGGTCCGGCAAGTCCACCCTGATGCACTGCCTCGCCGGGCTCGACACCGTGACGTCCGGTCAGATCTACCTGGACGAGACCGAGATCACCGGCCTGAAGGACAAGAAGCTCACCCAGCTGCGGCGGGACCGGATCGGGTTCATCTTCCAGGCGTTCAACCTGCTGCCGACGCTCAACGCGATCGAGAACATCACACTGCCCATGGACATCGCCGGCCGCAAGCCCGACAAGGAGTGGCTGGCCCGGGTGGTGGACACGGTCGGTCTCGCCGGGCGGCTCAAGCACCGGCCGACCCAGCTCTCCGGCGGCCAGCAGCAGCGTGTCGCCGTGGCCCGCGCCCTGGCCGCCCGCCCCGAGATCATCTTCGGTGACGAGCCGACCGGGAACCTCGACTCCCGCGCGGGCGCCGAAGTCCTCGGCTTCCTGCGCCGTTCGGTGAGCGAGCTGGGCCAGACCATCGTGATGGTCACCCACGACCCGGTGGCCGCCTCCTACGCGGACCGGGTGCTGTACCTCGCCGACGGCCGGATCGTCGACGAGATGTACAACCCGACCGCCGAGCAGGTCCTGGACCGCATGAAGGACTTCGACGCCCGGGGGCGTACGTCATGA
- a CDS encoding GNAT family N-acetyltransferase, with amino-acid sequence MVTLERLRAGHAEALLSFERENREYFARTVPDRGDAYFTGFTDRHRALLAEQAAGTCHFHVVLDADGHLVGRVNLVDVVDGTAELGYRVGERAAGRGVATAAVGLVCEAAATAYGLRALTAVTTLDNTASRAVLRRCGFTEADPLTVDGRPALLHRRALLP; translated from the coding sequence ATGGTGACCCTGGAGCGGCTGCGGGCCGGGCACGCGGAGGCGCTGCTGTCCTTCGAGCGGGAGAACCGCGAGTACTTCGCCCGCACGGTGCCCGACCGCGGTGACGCCTACTTCACCGGGTTCACCGACCGCCATCGCGCGCTGCTCGCCGAACAGGCCGCCGGGACCTGCCACTTCCACGTCGTCCTGGACGCGGACGGGCACCTGGTCGGCCGGGTCAACCTGGTCGACGTCGTGGACGGCACGGCGGAACTCGGCTACCGCGTGGGGGAACGCGCCGCGGGCCGGGGCGTCGCCACCGCGGCGGTGGGGCTGGTGTGCGAGGCGGCGGCCACGGCGTACGGGCTGCGCGCGCTGACCGCGGTCACCACGCTGGACAACACCGCCTCCCGGGCCGTGCTCCGCCGCTGCGGGTTCACCGAGGCGGACCCCCTGACCGTCGACGGCCGCCCCGCACTCCTCCACCGACGCGCACTCCTGCCCTGA
- a CDS encoding cellulose-binding protein: MSGASVSPHGFTAVRGRGYRPEQVDTFATALCRDRDAAWERAARLTVLAREMEQEAELLRAAVARLAPQTYEALGERARRLFQLGEEEAADVRERARREAHERVARAEEGALEVRRAAEADAGALRAEAEERARQRLDAARAEADEIRVAARREVKERRAEALAALREVRRRTAALLADQEKDHAERWEAAERSAAARAAALDARHADMLARAEAGLAEAEEAFAEAEESARCRQEEAQARAAGIVAEARAREERIVRETERVLREHGERWDDVQAHMDQVRDSLAALTGGCTPTE, encoded by the coding sequence ATGAGCGGTGCGTCGGTGTCCCCGCACGGCTTCACGGCCGTGCGGGGGCGTGGTTACCGTCCCGAACAGGTCGACACGTTCGCCACGGCGCTCTGCCGGGACCGCGACGCCGCCTGGGAGCGGGCGGCCCGGCTCACCGTGCTCGCCAGGGAGATGGAGCAGGAGGCGGAACTGCTGCGGGCGGCCGTGGCCCGGCTCGCGCCGCAGACGTACGAGGCGCTGGGGGAGCGCGCCCGGCGCCTGTTCCAGCTCGGGGAGGAGGAGGCGGCCGACGTGCGGGAGCGGGCCCGGCGCGAGGCGCACGAGCGGGTCGCGCGGGCCGAGGAGGGTGCGCTGGAGGTGCGCCGGGCCGCGGAGGCGGACGCCGGTGCGCTGCGCGCGGAGGCCGAGGAACGGGCCCGGCAGCGGCTGGACGCGGCCCGTGCCGAGGCCGACGAGATCCGGGTCGCGGCCCGGCGGGAGGTCAAGGAGCGCCGCGCGGAGGCGCTCGCCGCCCTGCGCGAGGTGCGCCGGCGCACCGCAGCCCTCCTCGCCGACCAGGAGAAGGACCACGCCGAGCGGTGGGAGGCCGCCGAGCGGTCGGCGGCCGCGCGCGCCGCGGCGCTGGACGCCCGTCACGCCGACATGCTGGCGCGGGCCGAGGCCGGGCTCGCCGAGGCGGAGGAGGCGTTCGCCGAGGCGGAGGAGTCCGCCCGGTGCCGGCAGGAGGAGGCGCAGGCACGGGCCGCCGGCATCGTCGCCGAGGCACGGGCGCGGGAGGAGCGCATCGTCCGTGAGACCGAGCGGGTGCTGCGGGAGCACGGGGAGCGCTGGGACGACGTGCAGGCGCACATGGACCAGGTGCGCGACAGCCTCGCGGCGCTCACGGGCGGGTGCACGCCGACGGAGTGA
- a CDS encoding MFS transporter gives MTGTRAADTAGHAPGTRNRGAVVAALMLAMALAALDSTIVSTAVPQIVGDLGGFSVFSWLFSGYLLAVTVSLPVYGKLSDTFGRKPVLIVGAAVFLLGSLLCALAWNMAALIAFRVVQGLGGGALQGTVQTLAADLYPLDERPKIQSKLSTVWAVSAVAGPAVGGLLAAYADWRWIFLVNLPVGGLALWLIIRHLHEPQREESPPRARVDWAGALAVFVCGGVLLTALVQGGVAWPWRSAPSLALFGTGLALVAVVVLVERRAAEPVIPGWVWRRRSIAAVNLALGALGLLMVAPTVFLPTYAQSVLGLGPVAAGFVLSVWTLSWPVSAALSQHVYRRIGFRDTAMLGIGAATLILAAFPLLPHPGEAWQPALLMLLLGAALGLFQLPLIVGVQSTVGWAERGTTTASVLFCRQTGQTLGAALFGAIANGVLAARLGGAGDLDTVARGLDTGAAADTTRRAIADAVHAVYLGAAGAAALAFLVLLFLAPRRFPVRAQDPA, from the coding sequence ATCACCGGCACCCGCGCGGCGGACACGGCCGGCCACGCGCCCGGCACCCGGAACCGTGGTGCCGTCGTCGCCGCGCTGATGCTCGCCATGGCGCTCGCCGCGCTCGACTCCACCATCGTCTCCACGGCCGTGCCGCAGATCGTCGGCGACCTCGGCGGCTTCTCCGTCTTCTCCTGGCTGTTCTCCGGCTACCTGCTCGCCGTCACCGTCAGCCTCCCGGTCTACGGCAAGCTCTCCGACACCTTCGGCCGCAAACCGGTGCTGATCGTCGGGGCGGCCGTCTTCCTCCTCGGTTCGCTGCTGTGCGCGCTGGCCTGGAACATGGCCGCGCTCATCGCCTTCCGCGTCGTCCAGGGCCTGGGCGGCGGCGCCCTCCAGGGCACGGTGCAGACCCTCGCCGCCGACCTCTACCCGCTCGACGAGCGCCCGAAGATCCAGTCCAAGCTGTCCACCGTGTGGGCCGTCTCGGCGGTCGCCGGACCAGCGGTGGGCGGCCTGCTCGCCGCCTACGCCGACTGGCGCTGGATCTTCCTCGTCAACCTCCCCGTCGGCGGACTCGCGCTCTGGCTGATCATCCGTCACCTCCACGAACCGCAGCGCGAGGAGAGCCCGCCCCGCGCCCGCGTGGACTGGGCGGGCGCCCTCGCGGTGTTCGTCTGCGGCGGGGTGCTGCTCACCGCGCTGGTGCAGGGCGGAGTGGCCTGGCCGTGGCGGTCGGCACCCTCCCTGGCCCTGTTCGGCACCGGCCTCGCCCTGGTGGCGGTGGTGGTGCTGGTGGAGCGCCGGGCGGCCGAACCGGTCATCCCCGGCTGGGTCTGGCGGCGCCGCAGCATCGCGGCCGTCAACCTGGCCCTGGGCGCGCTCGGCCTGCTGATGGTGGCCCCCACGGTGTTCCTGCCGACCTACGCCCAGTCGGTCCTCGGCCTCGGCCCCGTCGCCGCCGGCTTCGTGCTCTCCGTGTGGACGCTGAGCTGGCCGGTGTCGGCCGCGCTCAGCCAGCACGTGTACCGCAGGATCGGCTTCCGCGACACGGCCATGCTGGGCATCGGCGCCGCCACCCTGATCCTCGCCGCGTTCCCGCTGCTTCCCCACCCGGGCGAGGCCTGGCAGCCGGCGCTGCTGATGCTGCTGCTCGGCGCCGCCCTCGGCCTGTTCCAGCTGCCGCTGATCGTCGGCGTGCAGTCGACGGTCGGCTGGGCCGAACGCGGCACCACCACCGCGTCGGTGCTGTTCTGCCGGCAGACCGGCCAGACGCTGGGCGCCGCCCTCTTCGGCGCGATCGCCAACGGCGTGCTGGCCGCACGCCTCGGCGGCGCCGGCGACCTCGACACCGTCGCCCGCGGCCTGGACACCGGCGCCGCCGCCGACACCACCCGCCGGGCGATCGCCGACGCGGTCCACGCCGTCTACCTCGGCGCGGCGGGAGCGGCGGCGCTGGCCTTCCTGGTCCTGCTGTTCCTGGCCCCCCGCCGCTTCCCGGTCCGCGCACAGGACCCGGCCTGA